Proteins encoded together in one Labeo rohita strain BAU-BD-2019 chromosome 21, IGBB_LRoh.1.0, whole genome shotgun sequence window:
- the LOC127152351 gene encoding LOW QUALITY PROTEIN: growth arrest and DNA damage-inducible protein GADD45 gamma (The sequence of the model RefSeq protein was modified relative to this genomic sequence to represent the inferred CDS: inserted 2 bases in 2 codons; deleted 2 bases in 1 codon): MSCMSKGTRLGYVRFFXCSEQPIRTRGANACHSPTINTGRVSAGNSXTYFALFEPLLYFKQLLPTSIQTKMVNEGKSLSEALLSAKAEGRLTVGVYECAKIMNEDPDSVSFCLLATDDFECDIALQIHFTLIQAFCFDNDISIVRVNDLKRLNALVGGKGQLEDAHCVLITNPTEDSWEDPALEKLHLFCEESRSCNEWVPEITLPER, from the exons ATGTCGTGCATGTCTAAAGGCACGCGTCTTGGATACGTCCGCTTCT ATTGTTctgaacagccaatcagaacgcGGGGCGCAAACGCGTGCCACTCTCCCACTATAAATACTGGTCGCGTGTCAGCTGGAAACT CAACTTATTTCGCTCTGTTCGAGCCACTACTGTACTTCAAA CAGCTACTGCCTACCTCAATCCAAACCAAGATGGTGAATGAAGGAAAATCTCTGTCTGAAGCCCTGCTGTCCGCCAAGGCGGAGGGTCGCCTCACTGTTGGCGTGTATGAATGCGCAAAAATAATGAACGA GGATCCTGATAGCGTGTCTTTCTGCCTTTTGGCCACTGATGACTTTGAGTGCGACATCGCCCTCCAGATCCATTTTACTCTGATCCAAGCGTTTTGCTTTGACAACGACATCAGCATCGTCAGAGTCAACGACCTGAAACGTCTCAACGCTCTTGTTGGTGGCAAGGGTCAACTTGAGGACGCTCATTGTGTCCTTATAACG AACCCTACCGAGGACTCCTGGGAGGATCCAGCTCTGGAGAAGCTTCACCTGTTCTGTGAAGAAAGTCGCAGCTGTAACGAGTGGGTTCCTGAGATCACTCTGCCCGAGCGTTGA